One Ranitomeya variabilis isolate aRanVar5 chromosome 5, aRanVar5.hap1, whole genome shotgun sequence DNA window includes the following coding sequences:
- the LOC143776783 gene encoding potassium voltage-gated channel subfamily A member 1-like has translation MEIALVSWENGGAPAVAGSTAAAEDGATTTTTTTTTMPGSTASRRDLLQIPRAPSWLNDYSQGREEVGGESCQQRPQQHHHHQKQQYQPPGTGQAGGGGGGGGGGCGGGGVGDRLQSNNMIMSYPGSNIKDCDIDTVIRLDEEEEPHAHHLHHHHHNLPEEEEDHHFDLGIMDHENNQRVIINIAGLRFETQLSTLNQFPDTLLGDPEKRMRFFDPLRNEYFFDRNRPSFDGILYFYQSGGKIRRPVNVSIDVFADEIRFYELGEEAMERFREDEGFLKDEEKPLPGNEFQRQVWLIFEYPESSSSARGIAIVSVLVILISIITFCLETLPEFRDENELPPTLSTVLNDTQQPTPPSGLTDPFFIIETTCVIWFTFELLVRFFACPSKSEFSKNIMNIIDIVAIIPYFITLGTELAEQQTNNGQQAMSLAILRVIRLVRVFRIFKLSRHSKGLQILGQTLKASMRELGLLIFFLFIGVILFSSAVYFAEADDPESHFSSIPDAFWWAVVTMTTVGYGDMRPVTVGGKIVGSLCAIAGVLTIALPVPVIVSNFNYFYHRETDHEEQVILKEEPSSAQGSCAGDLKRSPSKSSLNKSVVHLANVEGINNGTGTLEKTNLKAKSNVDLRKSLYALCLDTNRETDL, from the coding sequence ATGGAGATTGCTTTGGTGAGTTGGGAGAACGGTGGAGCTCCAGCTGTAGCTGGGAGCACAGCAGCAGCAGAAGAtggagccaccaccaccaccaccaccaccaccacaatgcCAGGCAGCACAGCAAGCAGGAGGGATCTGCTCCAAATCCCCAGGGCACCATCTTGGCTGAATGATTACAGTCAAGGGAGAGAAGAAGTCGGTGGGGAAAGCTGCCAGCAACGACCACAacaacatcatcatcatcagaagCAGCAATATCAGCCACCAGGGACTGGgcaggcaggaggaggaggtggtggtggtggaggtggatgtggaggaggaggtgtgggcgaTCGCTTGCAAAGCAACAACATGATCATGAGTTATCCTGGCAGTAACATCAAGGACTGTGACATAGACACGGTGATCAGGTTGGATGAAGAAGAAGAACCCCATGCCcaccacctccaccaccaccaccacaacctgccagaggaggaggaggaccaccACTTTGACTTGGGTATCATGGACCACGAAAATAACCAAAGGGTCATCATCAACATCGCTGGCTTGAGGTTTGAAACCCAACTGTCCACACTCAACCAGTTTCCAGATACTTTGTTAGGTGACCCCGAGAAAAGGATGAGGTTTTTTGACCCTCTGAGGAATGAATACTTCTTTGATCGTAACAGACCCAGCTTTGATGGTATCCTCTACTTTTATCAGTCTGGTGGCAAAATCAGACGCCCAGTCAACGTTTCCATTGATGTTTTTGCAGATGAAATTCGATTCTATGAGTTGGGTGAAGAAGCCATGGAGAGATTCAGAGAAGATGAGGGCTTCCTTAAAGACGAGGAGAAACCTCTTCCAGGGAATGAGTTCCAGCGCCAGGTATGGCTTATTTTTGAGTACCCAGAGAGTTCTAGTTCTGCCAGGGGTATTGCCATAGTCAGTGTGCTTGTCATCCTCATCTCTATCATCACCTTTTGCCTGGAGACCCTACCAGAGTTCAGGGATGAGAATGAGCTGCCCCCAACACTGTCCACGGTGCTGAACGACACCCAACAGCCTACTCCCCCCAGTGGACTGACAGATCCCTTCTTCATCATAGAGACAACCTGTGTCATATGGTTCACCTTTGAATTACTGGTCAGGTTCTTTGCTTGCCCCAGCAAATCTGAGTTCTCCAAGAACATCATGAACATTATTGACATTGTGGCCATCATCCCTTACTTTATAACCCTTGGCACAGAGCTGGCTGAGCAACAGACTAACAATGGACAGCAGGCCATGTCtttggccatcttgagggtcatcCGGTTGGTAAGGGTCTTCAGGATATTCAAGTTGTCCAGGCATTCAAAAGGACTGCAGATCTTGGGGCAGACTTTGAAGGCCAGTATGAGAGAACTGGGGTTGCTAATATTTTTCCTTTTCATTGGAGTTATACTGTTTTCCAGTGCTGTCTACTTTGCAGAAGCTGATGATCCAGAGTCTCATTTCTCTAGTATTCCTGATGCTTTTTGGTGGGCTGTGGTTACTATGACCACAGTGGGCTATGGAGATATGAGGCCAGTGACTGTTGGGGGCAAAATTGTGGGTTCCTTGTGTGCCATTGCGGGTGTACTCACCATTGCTttacctgtccctgtcattgtctcAAATTTCAATTACTTCTACCATAGAGAGACTGACCATGAGGAGCAGGTCATTTTGAAGGAAGAACCTAGTAGTGCTCAGGGTAGTTGTGCTGGGGATCTCAAGAGAAGTCCCAGCAAATCTTCACTCAACAAGTCTGTAGTACACTTGGCAAATGTTGAGGGCATCAACAATGGAACTGGTACCTTAGAAAAGACTAACCTCAAAGCCAAGAGTAATGTGGACCTTAGAAAGTCCTTGTATGCTCTGTGTCTGGATACAAACAGGGAAACGGACCTGTAA